AGGGCTTTCGAAGGCGCTCGTGGAGCAGTTCGGCGGTGAGGTGCCCGGCAGGCTGGAGGACCTCGTCAAGTTGCCCGGCGTCGGCCGCAAGACCGCCTTCGTCGTGCTCGGCAACGCCTTCGGCCGCCCCGGCATCACCGTGGACACCCACTTCCAGCGGCTCGTGCGGCGCTGGCAGTGGACCGCGGAGACCGATCCCGACAAGATCGAGGCCGCCGTGGCAGCGCTCTTCCCGAAGAGCGACTGGACCGACCTCTCGCACCACGTCATCTGGCACGGCCGCCGCATCTGCCACGCCCGCAAGCCCGCCTGCGGCGCCTGCCCCATCGCCCCGCTCTGCCCGGCCTACGGCGAGGGCGAGACGGACCCCGAGAAGGCCAAGAAGCTCCTGAAGTACGAGAAGGGCGGCTTCCCGGGCCAGCGCCTCAACCCGCCGCAGGCCTACCTGGACGCCGGCGGCAGGGCGGCGCCGCCGCTGGGCGCCGGATGACGGACCGGACACGCCGGCGCGAGGAACGATCAAGGGCCTGCCGGGCGTTGGAACGGGCAGGACGACGGGGGTGGCGATGACACGAGCGAGCGATACGCAGGGCGGGCCGGTGACACTCAGCAAGGAGGGCCTGCCCGACTGGCTCGGCCCGGTGGTGCGGGCCGTGGAGACGGTGCAGCCGCTTCAGCTGAGCCGCTTCCTGCCGCCCGAGGACGGCGCGGGCCGGCAGTCGGCCGTGCTCGTCCTGTTCGGCGAGGGTGAACGCGGTCCCGAACTGCTGCTCATGGAGCGGGCGGGCTCCCTCAGGTCGCACGCGGGACAGCCGTCCTTCCCCGGCGGCGCCCTCGACCCCGAGGACGGCGACCCGCACACCGACGGGCCCCTGCGGGCCGCTCTGCGCGAGGCCGAGGAGGAGACCGGACTCGACCCGTCCGGCGTGCAGCTCTTCGGCGTGCTGCCCAAGCTGTACATCCCGGTCAGCGGCTTCGTGGTGACACCGGTGATGGGGTGGTGGCGCGAGCCGAGCCCGGTCGCCGCGGTCGATCCGAACGAGACGGCGAGGGTCTTCACCGTCCCCGTGGCGGATCTCACGGACCCGGCCAACCGCGCCACCACGGTGCACCCCAGCGGGCACCGAGGTCCGGCATTCCTGGTCGAATCGGCCCTCGTATGGGGGTTCACGGCCGGGATCATCGACCGTCTGCTGCACTACTCCGGCTGGGAGCGCCCCTGGGACCGGGAGAAGCAGGTCCCGCTCGACTGGCGGTCATGACAGGGTGTCCACCGTGAATGTGCTGGACATCCTGTTGCTGGTCGCCGCCGTGTGGTTCGCGATCGTCGGCTATCGCCAGGGCTTCGTCGTCGGCATCCTGTCGGTGATCGGCTTCCTGGGCGGCGGTCTCGTAGCGGTCTACACACTGCCCGTCGTCTGGGACGCGCTGACCGACAACGCGGAGGTGAGCACCACAGCCGCCGTGGTCGCGGTCGTCGTCGTGATCGTCTGCGCCTCCGTGGGGCAGGCCCTCACCACCCACCTCGGCAACAAGCTGCGCCGGTACATCACCTGGTCCCCGGCCCGCGCCCTGGACGCCACCGGCGGCGCCCTCGTCAACGTCGTCGCGATGCTCCTGGTGGCCTGGCTGATCGGCTCCGCCCTCGCCGGCACGACCCTGCCGACGCTCGGCAAGGAGGTGCGCAGCTCCAAGGTGCTCCTCGGAGTCTCCCGGGCGCTGCCCAACCAGGCCGACACCTGGTTCGCCGACTTCTCCTCGGTCCTCGCGCAGAACGGCTTCCCGCAGGTCTTCAGCCCGTTTTCGAACGAGCCGATCACCGACGTCCGGCCCCCGGACCCGGCCCTCGCCAACAGTCCCGTGGCCACGCGCGCGAAGAAGTCCATCGTCAAGGTCATGGGCACCGCCACGAGCTGCGGCAAGGTCCTGGAGGGCTCCGGCTTCGTCTTCGGCGACCGCCGCGTCATGACCAACGCGCACGTGGTCGGCGGCGTCGACGAGCCCACCGTCCAGATAGGCGGCGAGGGCAGGAAGTACGACGCCACGGTCGTCCTCTACGACTGGCACCGCGACATCGCCGTCCTCGACGTGCCCGACCTCAAGGCGCCCGCCCTGAAGTTCTCGGCGACCGACGCCAGGAGCGGCGACGGCGCGATCATCGCGGGCTTCCCCGAGAACGGCTCGTACGACGTCCGCGCCGCACGCGTGCGTGGCCGCATCCCGGCCAACGGCCCGGACATCTACCATCGCGGCACCGTGCGCCGGGACGTGTACTCGCTGTACGCGACCGTCCGCCAGGGCAACTCCGGCGGACCGCTGCTCACCCCCCAGGGGGAGGTGTACGGCGTGGTGTTCGCCAAGTCCCTCGACGACGCCGACACCGGCTACGCGCTCACCGCGGACGAGATCCAGGAGGACATCGCCCAGGGGCGCAGCGCGAACCAGCAGGTCGACAGCGACAGTTGCGCGCTGTAGACGTCGTACGGGAACCCGGTGAATGAAGGGGCGTCAGCCGCGCGGGTGACGCAGGCGTACCGAGACCCATCGGGCCCGGCGGCGCAGGATGCGCGGAATGCCCACCCGGAGGTCCGTACCCTGCATCTGCGGGGTGCCTCCTCGCTGGTGGGGGCTCAGGCCGGTGGCCGAGCGGCGATTGCGAACTGCGTCACTGTAGTCGTGCGTCCAGCCCATACCCGGACGTCTGCCCCTGCCCCAAGGTCGATAACCGCCCCCACGGCCCCCAATTGGCCTATGCGTCAGGCAATTGGCTGTTCGTAGGACAGGTGTTCAGTTCCGGATACTGGGCGCGACGGAACGATCACCGATCGGGCTCGGGATCCTTGAGCCAGTTGATCAGTTCGGCCGAGAAGGCGGCCGGATCCTCCTCGTGCGGGAAGTGCCCGAGCCCGTCGAACAGCCGCCAGCGGTAGGGCGCTTCGACGTACTCGCCGGAGCCGGCCGCGCTGCGGGTGCGCATCACGGGGTCCAGGGAGCCGTGCAGGTGCAGGGTCGGAACCCGCAGCGGCCGCTTCATCCGCCGGTTGAACTGGATGCCGTCCGGCCGGGCCAGGGAGCGCACCATCCACCGGTACGGCTCCACCGAGCAGTGGGCCGTGGACGGGATGCACATCGCGCGCCGGTAGGTGTCCAGCGTCTCGTCGTCCGGCTGGCGGGGGCCGGACCACTCCCGGATCAGCTCGGCCACCTGCGCCCCGTCGTCGGCGGTGAGCTGCCGCTCGGGGATCCAGGGGCGCTGGAACCCCCAGATGTAGGAACCGGCGCGCGTCTGCTTGACGTCGGTGACCATCGCCGAGCGCCAGCGCCGCGGATGCGGCATGGACGTGACGGCGAGCCGCCGTACCAGCTTCGGGCGCATCACCGCGGCCGTCCACGCCAGGTATCCGCCCAGGTCGTGGCCGACCAGCGCGGCGTCCGGCTCACCGAGGGAGCGGACGACGCCGGTGATGTCGAGGACGAGGTTCGTCGGGTCGTACCCGCGCGGGGTGCGGTCGCTGCCGCCGACGCCCCGCAGGTCCATGGCGACGGCCCGGAAGCCCGCGTCGGCCAGCGCGGTCAGCTGGTGCCGCCAGGTCCACCAGAACTGCGGGAAGCCGTGCAGCAGCAGCACCAGCGGGCCGTCGCCGGCCTCGGCGATGTGGAAGCGGGCGCCGTTCGCGGCGACGTCGCGATGCGTCACCTTCGTCCCGTCGGGGAGGGCGTCCGGCCGTACGACCGAGGTGGGTTGCGCCGATGGTGTGGCGGGATCCGTCATGAGGACGAGCGTGCCACAGCCTCGATGGCCGCGGGGGCGCGGTCCTCGATCGCCGGATGCTCCGGCCGCGGGTGCGGCTTGGCCTTCTGCAGGACGCCCGCGGTCTCCTTCATGGACGCGGCGACCTTCTGCGGGCCCTGGCTCTTCTTCGCCTTCTTGGCGAAGGACATGCCGATGAGCGCGAGCACGGCCGCGACCAGCACGTTCGCCGCGAACGACAGCAGGAAGCAGATCGCCAGGTTCCAGTCGCTCCAGGTGCGGATCCCGTAGGCCAGCGCGAAGTTCAGCATCGGCAGCGAGAACACCAGGACCGCGCCGGCCCCGGTGAACGCGCCGCCGCTCGTCGCGCCGCGCTTGACGTCCTGCTTGAGCTGCGCCTTGGCCAGCGCGATCTCGTCGTGCACCAGCGCCGACAATTCGGTCGTCGCCGAGGCGAACAACTGGCCGATGCTGCGTTCGGCGCCGACCGGGCTGCCGTCGGGTGCGCTCATCGCGATCTCCCTCTTCTGCCTACCGTCTGTGTTCCCACGGAACTTTTGTACGTCGTTCCCACGGAACTTTTGTACCGTCCCGTCAGATCATGCCGGACGGCTGTCATCATCGCCTGCCCCGCCCGGCACTTGGGCAACCGCGCCTCGCTCGGCGGCCTTCTCCTCGGCGATCCGGCGGTGCTCGGCGGCCTTCTTCTCGTGGATCGCCGCCATCCGCAGGTGGTACGCCGGGTCGTCCTCCTCGTAGATGTCCGGGATGCCGTCGGCGTCCTCGTCCCGCTCCTCGGCCTCGCACAGCCTGCGGTACTTGGCGTTGCGGATCTTAAGCAGCACGGTCGCCAGGGTCGCGGCGATGAGGGACCCGGTCAGTACGGCGGCCTTGACCTCGTCGGTCAGTACGGCGTCGCCGTCGAAGGCCAGCTCCCCGATGAGCAGCGACACCGTGAAGCCGATGCCGGCCAGCGTGGCCACCGCGAACACGTCCGCCCACTCGAGATCCCCGCTGAGCGAGGCCCTGGTGAAACGTGCCGTCAGCCAGGTGCCGCCGAAGATCCCGACCGCCTTGCCGACCACGAGCCCCAGCACCACGCCCAGCGTCTCCGGCTTGGTGAACACATCGCCCAGCGCCCCGCCCGAGACGGCGACACCCGCGCTGAACAGCGCGAACAGGGGAACGGCGAGACCCGCCGACAGGGGGCGCACCAGGTGTTCGATCTGCTCCCCGGGGGAGTGTGCCTCGCCCTCGTGGCGGTGGCAGCGCAGCATCAGACCCATGGCGACGCCCGCGATGGTCGCGTGGACCCCGCTGTTGTACATCAGCCCCCAGATGACGAGCGCGAGGGGGGCGTACACGTACCAGCCGCGCACGCCCTTCCTCAGAAGCAGCCAGAAGACCGCGAGCCCCACGACGGCGCCGCCGAGCGCGGCGAAGTCGATGGAGCCGGTGAAGAAGACGGCGATGATCAGGATCGCGAAGAGGTCGTCGACGACGGCGAGGGTGAGCAGGAAGGCGCGCAGGGCGCTCGGCAGGGATGTGCCGATGACGGCGAGCACGGCGAGCGCGAAGGCGATGTCGGTGGCGGTCGGTACCGCCCAGCCCCGGAGGGAGCCGGCGCCGGTGATGTTGGTGAGGGTGTACACGAGCGCCGGTACGGCCATGCCGCACAGGGCCGCGACGACCGGCAGGACGGCGGCCTTGGGGTCGCGCAGGTCACCGGCGACGAGCTCGCGTTTCAGCTCGATGCCGGCCACGAAGAAGAAGACCGCGAGCAGGCCGTCGGCGGCCCAGTGGGCGACCGAGAGGTGCAGTCCGAGGGCAGCCGGGCCGAAGCGGAAGTGGCTGACGCTCTCGTAACTGTCGTGCAGCGCGGGGATGTTCGCCCAGATCAGTGCCGTGACCGCGGCCGCGAGCAGCAGTACGCCACCGACGGTCTCGGTGCGCAGCGCGTCCGCGACGTAGGTCCGTTCGGGCAGGGAGAGGCGTCCGAGGACCTTGCGGGGGGTGCTGCTGCGGGCGGGGGACACGGGGAGACCTCCGGTCGGTGGGCAGGGCAGTGCTCTTCGCCGACCAGACTTCCCGGCACACCTGGAGGATCACGTTTGCTTTGTTTAGTTTACCTAATGGGGGCGTCCGGCGCGCTGTGCCGGACGCCCCCACGGGACGAAGGCCCTCAGTCCTCGCTGGACGCCGCCGGCAGCTTCGACTGGATGAGGTCCATGACGGTGGAGTCCGTCAGCGTGGTGACGTCACCGAGCTGGCGGTTCTCGGCGACGTCGCGCAGCAGGCGGCGCATGATCTTGCCGGAGCGGGTCTTGGGCAGTTCGGCCACCGGCAGGATCCGCTTGGGCTTGGCGATCGGGCCGAGCGTGGCACCGACGTGGTTGCGCAGCTCGGCGATCAGGTCCTCGGTCTCGGCGGCGGTGCCGCGCAGGATGACGAAGGCAACGATCGCCTGTCCGGTGGTCTCGTCCGTCGCGCCGACGACGGCCGCCTCGGCGACCGACGGGTGGGACACCAGCGCCGACTCCACCTCGGTGGTGGAGATGTTGTGCCCGGACACGAGCATCACGTCGTCGACCCGGCCCAGCAGCCAGATGTCGCCGTCGTCGTCCTTCTTCGCGCCGTCGCCGGCGAAGTACTTGCCCTCGAAGCGGGACCAGTACGTGTCGATGAAGCGCTCGTCGTCGCCCCAGATGGTGCGCAGCATCGACGGCCACGGCTCGGTCAGCACCAGGTAGCCACCGCCGCCGTTCGGCACCTCGTTCGCCTCGTCGTCGACGACGGTGGCGGAGATGCCGGGCAGCGGGGTCTGCGCGGAGCCGGGCTTGGCGGCCGTGACGCCGGGCAGCGGCGAGATCATCATCGCGCCGGTCTCGGTCTGCCACCAGGTGTCCACGACCGGCGTGGCGTCGGCGCCGATGTTCTTCCGGTACCAGATCCAGGCCTCGGGGTTGATCGGCTCACCGACGGACCCCAGGACCCGCAGGCTGGACAGGTCGAACTTCGCGGGGATGTCGTCGCCCCACTTCATGAACGTCCGGATCGCGGTCGGCGCCGTGTACAGGATCGTCACGCCGTACTTCTGCACGATCTCCCAGAAGCGGCCCTGGTGCGGGGTGTCCGGGGTGCCCTCGTACATGACCTGCGTGGCACCATTGGCAAGCGGCCCGTAGACGATGTAGGAGTGCCCGGTGACCCAGCCGACGTCGGCCGTGCACCAGTACACGTCCGTCTCCGGCTTGAGGTCGAAGACGGCGTGGTGGGTGTACGCCGTCTGGGTCAGGTAGCCGCCGGAGGTGTGCAGGATGCCCTTCGGCTTACCCGTCGTACCGGACGTGTACAGGATGAACAGCGGGTGCTCGGCGTCGAAGGGCTCCGGCGTGTGCTCGGCCGACTGGCGGTCGACGATCTCGTGCCACCACACGTCCCGGCCCTCGCTCCAGGCGACCTCCTGCCCGGTACGGCGGACCACGAGGACGTGCTCGACGTTGCCCGCCTTGCCGACCGCCTCGTCCACGGCCGGCTTCAGCGCCGACGGCTTGCCGCGCCGGTAGCCGCCGTCGGAGGTGATGACGACGCGCGCGTCGGCGTCCTGGATGCGGGTGGCGAGGGCGTCGGCGGAGAAGCCGCCGAAGACCACGGAGTGGGCGGCGCCGATCCGGGCGCACGCCAGCATCGCGACCGCCGTCTCGGGGATCATCGGCATGTAGATGGCGACCCGGTCGCCGGCCTGGACTCCCAGCTCCAGCAGGGCGTTGGCGGCCTTGCTCACCTCGTCCTTGAGCTCGGCGTAGGTGATGGCGCGGCCGTCGCCCGGCTCGCCCTCGAAGTGGATGGCGACCCGGTCGCCGTTGCCGGCCTCGACATGGCGGTCGACGCAGTTGTAGGCGACGTTGAGCGCGCCGTCCTTGAACCACTTGGCGAACGGCGGGTTCGACCAGTCCAGCGTCTCGGTCGGCTCCTTGGCCCAGGCCAGCCGGCGGGCCTGCTCGGCCCAGAAGCCGAGCCTGTCAGCCTTGGCCTGTTCGTACGCCTCCGCCGTGACGTTGGCGTTGGCTGCCAGGTCGGCGGGGGGCTCGAACCTGCGCTCTTCCTTGAGCAGGTTGGCCAGGCTCTCGTTGCTCACGGCATCTGCCTTTCCCAGGGTGTCCGTTGTGTCCCAGGCCACAGCTCATCAGACCCGAGGGGCCGATGACAAGGGTCGACCGATAATTGGTTTAGACCTGTCATGGGGTGCCGGTCGGGTCGGTTCGGTTGCCGTGGCCTGGGGTCATTCGTACCCACGGAGGCCGACCGGGCGGGGTTCAGCGGTGTAACGCCCTTCACACCGGTCCGGTCGTCGCCGTCGCCGCGGTCACGAGGTCACATCGGCCACCCCCACATGGCCGAACACCTGCTCCTCCCGCGCCCCCGTCAGCAGATATGCCTGTGCCTCGCCCACGTGGAAGTACATCCCGTGCAGCTCCAGCGTCCCCTCCTCAAGGGCTCGCGCCACCGACTCGTGCGCCCGCAGGTGCTCCAACTGCTGTACCACGTTGGTCAGGCACAGCTGCTCCACCGCGTCGGCGGGTGTCCGGCCCGCCAGCCGGGCCCAGGGCCGGTCGGAGTCGGCCATGCGCTCCAGGCTCGGCAGTCCGTTGCGCAGCCATCGCTCGAGCGGCGTCCGCGCGCGCCCGGGCTCGGCGTCGAGCAGCGCCTGCATCGCCCCGCACCCGGAGTGCCCGCACACGGTGACGGACCGCACCTTCAGCACGTCCACCGCGTACTCGATGGCCGCCGCCACCGAGTCGTCGCCGCTCCCCTCGCCCGGCGGCGGCACGAGGTTGCCGACATTGCGCACCACGAACAGGTCTCCCGGACCGCTGGAGGTGATCATCGACGTGACCAGCCGGGAGTCCGCGCAGGTGAGGAAGAGCTGAGAGGGGCGCTGCCCTTCCCGGGCGAGCCTGGCCAGCTCGCCCCGCACGAGCGGTGCGGTCTTGTGCTGGAACGCGCTGATGCCGCGCGCCAGTTGGTGCCCACTGCGGCCGGCCGCCGGAGCCTGGTGAGCGTCGGCCGGGGCGGGCCGGGGGTGCTGGCACTGGTGGTTGCGCCACGGTGTCCAGGGGTGGCAGCGGCAGCCGACGGAGGCGGTCGCATCACCGGCGGCCGTGGTGGTCCCGGGCTCGGCGGCGCGGTCGGCCCCGGGGTCGGCCCCGGGGTCGGGCCCGCCGGTGTTCAGGCCGGTCCGACGGCCGGTCAGTTCCACCGTGCCGCCCTGGGCCGTGTGCGTGTTGCGCCAGTCCTGCAACGACTCGTACGCCGCGTGGTCCATGAACGAACCGTCCAACTCCACGACGGCGTGGGCGCCTCGGGGGACGAGATGCAGGGCCCGGCTGAGCCGGGGCACCGCGAGGAACGTCAACTGGCCCCGGACGCGTACATGGTGGACTCCCTCCTGCTCGTCGTGGGTGATGCGGGTGCGGGCGAGGCGGTGCATGGAGACGGCGACGGCCATGGCGATCCCGAGCAGCACGCCTTGGAGGACGCCGAAAACGACCACGCCGAGTGTGGTGACGGCGTACACCAGCACCTCTCGGTGGCGGGTCACCGTGCGGATGTGGTGCAGGGACACCATCTGGATGCCGACGGCCATCACCAGGGCGGCGAGCGATGCCAGCGGGATGAGCTGCAGAAGCGGGACCAGCAGCAGCGCGGCGATCACTACGAGAACGCCGTGCAGCATCGTGGAGTTCCGGCTCACGGCACCCGCGTTCACATTCGCCGAGCTCCGCACCGCCACTCCGGCCACCGGCAGTCCGCCGAGCGCGCCGGAGACGATGTTGGCGGCCCCCTGCCCGAGCAGCTCGCGGTTGAGGTCGGAGCGTCCGGCCCGGGGCGTCGGTCCCGGCCGGGCGGCGGCGAGCTTGTCGACGGCGACGGCGCCGAGCAGTGACTGCACGCTGCAGACGAGGGTGGTGGTGAGCACGGCGGTCGCCAGGCCGAGCGCCGGGCCCTGGGGAAGTCCGGCCAGGGCGTGGCTGCTCCAGGACGGCAGATCCACCCTGGGCAGGTGCAGGCCGGTGAGGGAGGCGGCCGTGGTGGCGCCGGTGACGGCGATCAGCGCGGCCGGGACGCGGCGCAGGTGTCGTCCCGCTCTGCCGGGGATCCGGGGCCAGAGCAGGAGCAGGGCGAGGGTGAGCACGCTGACGGTCACCGCGGCCGGGTGCACGTTCGCCAGCTGGGCGGGCAGTGCGCGGACGTTGGCGAGGACGGAGCTCTGCGGGGTGCCGCCGAGGACGATGTGCAACTGGGCCACGGCGATGGTGACGCCGATGCCGGCGAGCATGCCGTGCACGATGGCCGGGCTGACGGCGAGGGCGCCGCGGGCCACGCGCAGGCAGCCGAGGCCCAGTTGGGCGAGACCCGCCAGGACCGTGATGGCGCAGGTCGTACGCCAGCCGTAGCGGTGGATGAGGTCGGCGGTGACCACCGTGAGTCCGGCGGCGGGGCCGCTGACCTGGAGTGGGGAGCCGCCGAGCCGGCCGGCGACGAGTCCGCCGACGGCGGCGGCGACCAGGCCGGCCTGGAGCGGCGCGCCGGTGGCGAGGGCGATGCCCAGGGACAGGGGGAGAGCGATCAGGAAGACCGCGACGGACGCGGACACATCGGCACCGTCGATGTGGAAGCGGCGGTGCGGGGGCGTCGGTGGGCTGTGGGACTGGTTCGTGCGCTCGGGCCGAGTGGGGTCGGTGGCGCGGGTGGGTGTGCAGGCTGACATGTTTCCCGTCTCCTCCGGGGCAGCGGTCGCGGATCAGGTGGTCCCCGTCGATGGCGGGGCTCGGGTCGCGGCCGTGGGTCACGGCGTACAGCGGCGGGATGATTCAACGCTCGGTAAACGAATCGTAATTCAGAGTAAAGGTAAGGCATAGACTTTTCTGGCAAATAGAGCATTCAATCACTTGAATGGGTGAAGCGGCTATTTCAGCGGCTTGTCGTACTAATTCCTTCTCGGGTCCGTGCGACCTTGGCGGCGCTGTCGGGCCTGCCCGGCACACCACCAGAGAACGCCCCGTCGGCGTTGGCCTGAGAGAAGGAAGAAGGTGGGCGGAAGATGGCCGCCACCCAGAGGATCGCCGCGTGCGCCGTGATCGCCGCGGCGTGCGCCACCTCACTCGCCGGTTGCGCGATCGGCTCCAACGGTTCCAAGGAAGGTGCCGCCGGCCCGCAGAAGCTCAAGCCGGGCCGCCAGGCCGCCCCCAAGCAGGTCTTCCGCCTGATCGGCGACGGCTCCACCGCTTACACCGGAGCCCAGCCGCACCTGCCGAGACCCGAACGTCTCAAGCCGGGCCAGAAGCCGCCGCAGTTCGTCGTCTTCTCCTGGGACGGGGCGGGCGAGGACAGCCAGAAACTGTTCTCCCACTTCCGCGAGCTGTCCAAGGCCAACCACGCGACGATGACGTACTTCCTCAGCGGCGTGTACATGCTGCCGGAGGACAAGCGGGACCTCTACCGGCCGCCGCAGCACTCGCCGGGCCGCTCCGACATCGGCTTCAACGACGAGAAGGGGATCGCCGACACCGTGAAGCAGCTGCGCCTGGCGTGGCTGGAGGGCAACGAGATCGGCACCCACTTCAACGGTCACTTCTGCGGCAAGAACGGTGGCGTCGGCGAGTGGTCGGTCGACGAGTGGAAGGACGAGATCGCCCAGGCGAAGCAGTTCGTGAAGTCCTGGAAGACGAACGCGGGGATGAAGAAGGCGGCCTCGCTGCCCTTCGACTACGACAAGGAACTCATCGGGGCGCGCACCCCCTGTCTCGAGGGCCAGCAGAACTTCATGAAGGCCGCGAGCCAGCTCGGCTTCCGCTACGACACCAGCGGGGTCGACAACCAGGTCTGGCCGAACAAGCGCTACGGCCTGTGGGACCTGTCCATGCAGCTCGTGCCGTTCCCCGGTCACCGCTATGAACAACTCACCATGGACTACAACTTCATGGTCAACCAGTCCGGCACCCGCACCCAGGGCGATCCCGCCAAGTTCGAGTACTGGGGCGACCAGATGCGTGAGGGCCTGCTCGCCGGCTTCCACCGGGCCTACGACGGCAACCGCGCGCCCCTGGTCATCGGCAACCACTTCGAGTCCTGGAACGGCGGCACCTACATGCGGGCCGTCGACGACGTCGTCGAGCAGGTGTGCAACAAGCCCGAGGTGCGCTGCGTGTCCTTCCACCAATTGGCCGACTGGCTGGACGCGCAGGACCCGCAGGTCCTGGCGAAGCTGCGCACCCTGAACGTCGGCGAGGCCCCGAAGCAGGGCTGGGCGTCCTTCCTGGAGGGCCGCCCGGCCCCGGCACCGAAGGGCGTGCCGGGGGCGCCGGCCGCCAAGCGGTAGCCCCCCGTCACACGGGGGCGACGGCGCCCTCGCCCAGCACGAACGCGGGGTCGACCTGCGCCGCCAGGTCGGCCCCCGTGCGGGCGTTGCCCCACGCGTCGGCGTTCTTCAGATGGAAGTGCACCATCTGGCGTGTGTAGCGCTCTGCGTCGCGCAGCTCGTACGTCGCGTCCGCGGCGACCCGCAGGACCCGCAGGGCGCGGCGATTGGCGTCCTCCAGGAGCTCGAACCGGGGCGGGCGGCCCTTCTCCATGGCGCGCACCCAGTCGGAGTGTCCGAAGGTCCCCAGCAGGTCGTCCCCCACCTCGGCGCGCAGGAAGTCGAGGTCGTCCTGGCCCTGCACCTTGTTGCCGACGACCTTCAGGACGACGCCGTAGTCCCGGGCGTACTCCTTGTACTGGCGGTAGACGGAGACTCCCTTCCGGGTCGGTTCGGCGACGAGGAACGTGATGTCGAAGCGGGTGAACATGCCGGAGGCGAAGGAGTCCGAGCCCGCCGTCATGTCCACCACGACGTACTCGCCGCGCCCGTCCACCAGGTGGTTCAGGCACAGCTCCACCGCTCCCGTCTTGGAGTGGTAGCAGGCGACCCCGAGATCGGCTTCGGTGAAGGAACCGGTGACCATCAAACGGACGGCGCCGCCGTCGAGTTCCACCGGCCGGGCACAGGCGTCGTAGACCGGGTTGTCCTCGCACACCCGCAGCAGCCGTGAGCCCTCGCCGGGCGGGGTGGTCTTGATCATCGTCTCGGCGGAGGCGATACGCGGGTTGGAGCCGCGCAGGTACTCCTTGATCAGCGGCAGCCGGTCGCCCATCGCGGGAAGCGCGGCGGCCTCCGCCTCGTCGAGGCCGAGCGCGGCGCCCAGGTGCTGGTTGATGTCGGCGTCGACCGAGAGGACGGGCGCGCCGGCCGCCGCGAGGTGGCGGATGAACAGGGAGGACAGCGTCGTCTTGCCGCTGCCGCCCTTCCCGACGAAAGCAATTTTCATGTTCACGAAGCGTAGTCATCCGATAACTGTAAGTGGCATGCGTACGTGAAGAAGACCACTCGTTCGTGGGGTTCGCCCCCGGAATGGCTAGTGTCGTACTCATGAGTACGACAGGCGCTACCGTCGATCCGCTCGCCGCCCTGGGTTCGCTGCCCGGTGTGCCCGAGTCAGTGGAGTCCGTGCGCAAGGCCGTGGACCGGGTCTACGGGCACCGGGTCATGCGGCGCCGCAGCAACGAGATCACCTCCGAGGCGGCCCTGCGCGGCGCCCGCGGCTCGGCGGCGCTGTCCGGCGCCGACTGGGCTCTGGAGGAGGTGCGCCGACGGACCGACTTCAGCGGTGACGACGACGCGCGCGTGATGGGCGCGGCGCTCAGGCTCACCGCCGAGGCGGGACAGCTGCTGTCCATCTGGCGGCAGTCACCCCTGCGGGTGCTCGCCCGGCTGCACATGGTGGCCGCGGCGACCAATGGCGAGCAGGTCGGACGTCCGCGGCAGGCGGGCGAGCCCGTCGACGAGCCGCTGATCGAGCTGCCGCTGCCGGGCGCGGACGAGGTCCACGGCCGGCTGGAGGGCCTTGCCGAGCTCGTCATCGCGGGCAGTTCCGCCCCGGCCCTGGTGACGGCCGCCGTCGTCCATGGCGAACTCCTCGCGCTGCGCCCCTTCGCGTCCCACAACGGCCTCGTCGGGCGCACGGCCGAGCGCATCGTGCTGGTGGGCAGCGGTCTCGACCCGAAGTCCGTCTGCCCCGCCGAGGTCGGCCACGCCGAACTGGGCCGTGCGGCCTACCTGGCGGCGCTCGACGGCTATGTCTCGGGCACCCCGGACGG
The sequence above is drawn from the Streptomyces sp. SLBN-31 genome and encodes:
- a CDS encoding Fic family protein; this encodes MSTTGATVDPLAALGSLPGVPESVESVRKAVDRVYGHRVMRRRSNEITSEAALRGARGSAALSGADWALEEVRRRTDFSGDDDARVMGAALRLTAEAGQLLSIWRQSPLRVLARLHMVAAATNGEQVGRPRQAGEPVDEPLIELPLPGADEVHGRLEGLAELVIAGSSAPALVTAAVVHGELLALRPFASHNGLVGRTAERIVLVGSGLDPKSVCPAEVGHAELGRAAYLAALDGYVSGTPDGMAAWIAHCGKAVGLGARESTAVCEALQRGAA